GCAATTTCTCCAACCCTGCTGTTATTTCTTTCTCAATCTCTATCACCTCACGAATGAGGTCGGAAGGGTCATCATCCGGCACATCTTCTCCGAGCTGCGGTTTGTAGTGACTGGCGGTTAGATTGAAATCGCCGGCTTCAACCGTTTCAAAAGTTGCCCACCAGGATTTGGGTTCCTCACTTCCCGGAGGTAAAATTGTATTTGCCTCTACCCCGGGCGGCATTTTGAAATTGGATTTCTTATATTCCGCCCATACGGTAAGAAGTCCGGGGATGTCATTTTTATCCGGCGTTTCCGGACGGACGCCGCCCTGGATCTTGTCAGGATCAAAACCGTCGTTTTTCACATCATAGAACCACATCTTTTCCGTGGCAGCCTTACCCTTTTTAGCATCGGAAATTGGTTTGCGAAAGACCAGCACCGAGGTCTTGACGCCAGCATAGGGTTTGAATACCCCGGCAGGGAGCGACACCACGGCAAGTATTTTAAAATCCCGTACGAGTTTCTGTCGCAGAGACTTGTGGGCATTAGAAGATCCAAACAGCGCCCCTTCAGGCACAACCACGGCGCAACGACCGCCAGGTGCCAGGGTTTCCATCATTAGGGCCAGAAAAAGAAGCTCGCTTTTCTTTGAGCTTGTGGGCAGGTCCTGACGGATGGACTCTTTTGGCAGCACGCCGGCAAAGGGTGGATTGGAGAGAATCACCTTGTAGCACCGGTTGAGATCTTCCTCGGACTGTCCGCCGATTTCCGAGAGCACATTGGCGCGTTTAAGCCTGGCCTTGCCGATGCCGTGCAGAACCAGGTTCATCATGGAGATGCGCATCATCTGGCGGGATACATCCGTACCGTAAATGGAGGCTTCAAGAACACCCCAATCGGGTATCCGCTCTCCGGCTCCCTTGCGGTAAGTTTGCAGGTTTGGAATCGCTTTTTTTGCTTCTTTTAGGCTCTGCCCGCGCTTTTCCAGCCATTCCTCACCGTAGATCGGAATTTCCTGGGGTGTTTCGCTGTATTTGGCCAGAAGATGATCTACGGTGTCGATCAGAAAACCGGCGGTGCCGCAGGCCGGGTCATTAATGGTATCGCCGATATCAGGGTCCACCATGGCGACCATAAAGGCGCGGATCTGCCTGGGAGTGCGAAACTGACCGTTTAAGGCGGACTGGCCGAGGTGAGTGAGCAAGTACTCGAAAATATCACCTTTAACATCCGGCCCCAGTTTGCGAAAATCAATAGTATCCAGTTCATCCACCACCTCTTTCAGCACATTGGGGTCCGTGATCTCCAGTACCGCATCACGAAAATATTCGGCAACCTGGGGCTCATCCTTTACCAGTGAAGCCATGTAAGGAAAAACCTCGTCGCGGATAAAATCCCTTAATTTATTCCCGCTGAAGAACCGCCACTTCATCCAACGGTAGCGCTCCGCTTGATCGGGAAAAAGCCGCTTGCCGTTGCCGGCATCGAGACGGTCTCGCAGTTCGCGGTTGCTTTCCTCTTCATCGAGGAGTTTGAGGTAGATAAGATACGATATCTGTTCAATATAGGTGACCGGATTGGTCACCCCGCCTGCCCAGAGGATATCGGTTATCCGCCTGAGTTTGCGGCGTATTTCCTGATCCATAATGCAGCGCCCTTTCTATTGGTTTGATTATAACGTCTTTCTGAAAACGTTCTTGTTGATATCTTCGATAATTTCTCTTAGCCCCTGCTCTCCGAAAAGTTCCAGGCCTATTCCTGCTGCATTAAGAATAGATAATGGAGGACTGAAAAGATCATCCAGCATGACTTTTCCGGTGACGATTCCACGATTTTTCAGCAAAGAAAGATATTCGGCCTGTTCGGGGGCAAGTGAACGCGAAACCAGCCAGGCCCGGAAAATTTCTTCCAGTTGTTCGTCCCGGCTTTTAATTTTGAGCCTTCCTAAAGCTTCCTTGACAAAGTCTATCAGATTGCCGACTGGATTTTTATAGGCCCGGCGCAAATTATCCTCGTTAAAATACATTTTCGGTGAATTCAGTTTTGAGGTCAGGGTCCGTTCTTCCTCATCGGTCAGGGGCTCATCATTTTTGACCTTCTCGATAATTGGGTCATCTTCGCCAAGTTCGCGAATTGTTTTTTTCCAGTTGGTGACATAGTCCTTCTTGTCGATCCGTTCGCCGTCAGGACCAACTTCAACATAGCTGACGGCTTCCAGCCATTCGTCATCGACCCCCAGTTCAATCAGCTCGGATACAGGGTCCGGTTTGCCACCTGCGCCACCAGGAGCAAAGCCGCCTTCTTCGGTCCATTCAAAAACAGATGTTTCGCTGTCGTTGAAATGCTTATGGTTCCGAAAAAAATCGTAAATCACAAACTTTTTCTTCCTAATGTGGGGCGCTATGCGCGTACCGCGTCCTCGCATTTGCTGATATAGGATTGGACTGAACACCCCGCGGCACATGACAAGATGCAGGATTTCCCGACAGTCAAAACCGGTGTCCAACATGCCGACACTTACTGCCACCATAGGATGGGCTTCTTTTTTAAACTGCCGAATCAAAGCATCCGGGTCGGTAACGTCTGAGGTGATGACAGCGGCATAATTACCTTTGAGCTCCGGATGCAGCTCGTTTAGATACTCGGCAAGTCGGCCGGCGTGATGCTTTGTTATGGCAAATATGATGGTTTTCCCCGGTCCTGTATCCTGCCCGGGAGCCAGTTCCTTGTAGTTATCCCAGGCCAGGCGGTCGAACTCTTCCATCATGAGACGATTGGTTTTCTCGTTTGTCCATTGCCGTTCAAATTTGGCGGGATCATAATGCTCCTCGTCGATGTCGGCACCCTCGGCAATGACCTCCGTGACTCCGGTAGCAAATTTGTAAGGTGCCAAGTAACCGGCGGCAAAGGCATCCTGTATCCGGTAGGCAAAATCCGGCTGGCCGGTCTTGCAGTGATAAAATTCATATGTATTGCGGTCTATGTACCGGGCCGGGGTAGCGGTCAGCCCGATGTGCAGCGCATCAAATCGCGTCAGCGAGGCCTGCCATGCGCCATAAATGGAACGATGGCTTTCGTCCATAATCACAACGTCGAAATAACCGCTGGTGTAATCCTGGTAACGGCTGATCATGGTTTGGAGCAAACACACGGTTATCTGCTTTTCCTGACGGACGATGCCGGGTCTCAGCCAGTAGCTGCCGTGCTGGCCGCCGAGCAAGTCCTGAACTGTTTCGAGTGCCTGTTTGGCAAGCTGTTCGCGATCGACTAGAAACAAGACCCGTTCCGCCCAGCCTGCTTCAATAAGGCGCTTGATATAAAGCACGGTAAGATCTGTTTTGCCCGTACCCGTGGGCAATTCAATTAAAAAGCGCCGCTTTCCCAACTCAAAAGCCTGGTCCAGCGCACGCATGGTCTCCTGCTGGTAGGGCCGGAGCCGGCGGGTTTCCCCCTGGCGGATGTAATACTCCGGTATATCGATTGTTGCCAGTGGTTTCCGATTTTGGCGGGATTCAACCAGCCGTTCAAGGTCTCTTCTGGAAAAAAATGAGGCAACAATGCGAGCATCATCGTTTTGATAATCCCCAAAATAGATCAATTCGCCGTTTGTCAGAAAAATAAAAGGGGCGCCCAGTGCCTTGGCGTAGGGCAGCGCCTGCTGCTTGGCCACATAGGGATTAATTGCATTCTTTTTGGCCTCAATGATCGCAAGCGGCCGGCCGTTTTGATTGCGAAGCACATAATCGACACGGCCTGTAACTGATTTCCCTTCTGCCCCATCATGGCCTGATTTGTACTCGGATACAGTTTCCACGATTTGGTTTTTGCCGATCACCATATCTTTTGCGCGCTGAACAGGAACCTCTGTCAGCACCTGAGATTTGTCGGCAGGGTCCCACAGAGCTTCTTTTAACAAACCATCAATCAAGATTCTGGCGTCAGCTTCTGTTGTATGTGTGATCATGGTTTCACCTTTGCTATGCCTTTACAGCAACTGTTATGCCAATTTTATTCAATATGATATTTTTTCAGCCAGTTTGAAAATGTTTGATAGCTTGGCAAGCCCACCAGTTCGGTCGCCCTGGTTTTATTTCCATTGGCCTCATCCAGAGCCCTTTTTAAATAGTGCTGGGCTAATTTTTCCATAAGTTCCGGCAAGTTAATACCATCTTTCATAGGCCTGTCAAGGAGCCTGTCTTCATTGGGATTGGCCATTGGAAGCATAGACTCCCGGATGTCTTCAATGTCGATGGTAGTATCTGTGGACCAAATGGCCGCCTGAAGCAATGTGTTCTGAAGTTCCCTGATATTGCCGGGCCAGATTTGCTTCATCATAAAATTTTTTGCGGATGCAGAAATATTTTTGTTCTTGTAGCCAGGCTCATCAACACATTCGATATTGATCTGATCTAACAGTTTATCGATAAGCAGGCTAAAATCACCGGACCTTTCCCGAAGCGGCGGCAATTTTAACACCGCAACGGCAATCCGATAAAAAAGGTCCTTTCTAAAACACCCGGCAGTAACTTCATCTATTAAATTCTTGTTCGTGGCCGCTATCACACGCACATCAAATTTGACCGGAGCGGTTGCGCCGATCCTGACGACCTCTTTTTCCTGCAAAGCCCTCAGGAGCTTAACCTGGGAAGGCATCGGCAACTCACCGATTTCATCGAGAAAAAGGGTCCCTTTGTCCGCAGATTCAAAATACCCTATCTTTTGTTTATCAGCACCCGTGAAGGCTCCTTTTTCGTGTCCGAACAATTCGGATTCGACGAGTTCCGAGGGTATGGCGCCACAGTTTACCGCAACAAAAGGATTATCTCTGCGGGGGCTTGCCTTGTGTATGGCCCGCGCCAGCAATTCTTTGCCGGTACCCGACTCTCCTTCTATAAGCACCGGAACGGATCTGGGGGCGACATGTCGCGCCTTGGCAATGACACGTTTCATAATATGGCCACGATGAACAATGCTATCGAACTCCGGCGCTTCGGGCGGAAGACCGGCAGTCAGTTTTTCAAGGCGTTCATCAGGCCTTCGAAGAAGATCGGGAATAAATTCGGCCGAGATATCAAAAGGAACCGAAGCGAT
This portion of the Candidatus Desulfatibia profunda genome encodes:
- a CDS encoding SAM-dependent DNA methyltransferase encodes the protein MDQEIRRKLRRITDILWAGGVTNPVTYIEQISYLIYLKLLDEEESNRELRDRLDAGNGKRLFPDQAERYRWMKWRFFSGNKLRDFIRDEVFPYMASLVKDEPQVAEYFRDAVLEITDPNVLKEVVDELDTIDFRKLGPDVKGDIFEYLLTHLGQSALNGQFRTPRQIRAFMVAMVDPDIGDTINDPACGTAGFLIDTVDHLLAKYSETPQEIPIYGEEWLEKRGQSLKEAKKAIPNLQTYRKGAGERIPDWGVLEASIYGTDVSRQMMRISMMNLVLHGIGKARLKRANVLSEIGGQSEEDLNRCYKVILSNPPFAGVLPKESIRQDLPTSSKKSELLFLALMMETLAPGGRCAVVVPEGALFGSSNAHKSLRQKLVRDFKILAVVSLPAGVFKPYAGVKTSVLVFRKPISDAKKGKAATEKMWFYDVKNDGFDPDKIQGGVRPETPDKNDIPGLLTVWAEYKKSNFKMPPGVEANTILPPGSEEPKSWWATFETVEAGDFNLTASHYKPQLGEDVPDDDPSDLIREVIEIEKEITAGLEKLLNDVEAMG
- a CDS encoding DEAD/DEAH box helicase family protein; translation: MITHTTEADARILIDGLLKEALWDPADKSQVLTEVPVQRAKDMVIGKNQIVETVSEYKSGHDGAEGKSVTGRVDYVLRNQNGRPLAIIEAKKNAINPYVAKQQALPYAKALGAPFIFLTNGELIYFGDYQNDDARIVASFFSRRDLERLVESRQNRKPLATIDIPEYYIRQGETRRLRPYQQETMRALDQAFELGKRRFLIELPTGTGKTDLTVLYIKRLIEAGWAERVLFLVDREQLAKQALETVQDLLGGQHGSYWLRPGIVRQEKQITVCLLQTMISRYQDYTSGYFDVVIMDESHRSIYGAWQASLTRFDALHIGLTATPARYIDRNTYEFYHCKTGQPDFAYRIQDAFAAGYLAPYKFATGVTEVIAEGADIDEEHYDPAKFERQWTNEKTNRLMMEEFDRLAWDNYKELAPGQDTGPGKTIIFAITKHHAGRLAEYLNELHPELKGNYAAVITSDVTDPDALIRQFKKEAHPMVAVSVGMLDTGFDCREILHLVMCRGVFSPILYQQMRGRGTRIAPHIRKKKFVIYDFFRNHKHFNDSETSVFEWTEEGGFAPGGAGGKPDPVSELIELGVDDEWLEAVSYVEVGPDGERIDKKDYVTNWKKTIRELGEDDPIIEKVKNDEPLTDEEERTLTSKLNSPKMYFNEDNLRRAYKNPVGNLIDFVKEALGRLKIKSRDEQLEEIFRAWLVSRSLAPEQAEYLSLLKNRGIVTGKVMLDDLFSPPLSILNAAGIGLELFGEQGLREIIEDINKNVFRKTL
- a CDS encoding sigma-54-dependent Fis family transcriptional regulator, which encodes MKNILVCWIGFTDLRAVTESETIGLGPIAQAAKSKHFDEIVLISDRPKDEMDSYVCWLQGFTQSEIFLKTEPLSGPTRFGEIYEAAVRVVTDTLQRHPEKVALTFHLSPGTPAMAAVWIILSKTRFPAELIESSKEFGVQIASVPFDISAEFIPDLLRRPDERLEKLTAGLPPEAPEFDSIVHRGHIMKRVIAKARHVAPRSVPVLIEGESGTGKELLARAIHKASPRRDNPFVAVNCGAIPSELVESELFGHEKGAFTGADKQKIGYFESADKGTLFLDEIGELPMPSQVKLLRALQEKEVVRIGATAPVKFDVRVIAATNKNLIDEVTAGCFRKDLFYRIAVAVLKLPPLRERSGDFSLLIDKLLDQINIECVDEPGYKNKNISASAKNFMMKQIWPGNIRELQNTLLQAAIWSTDTTIDIEDIRESMLPMANPNEDRLLDRPMKDGINLPELMEKLAQHYLKRALDEANGNKTRATELVGLPSYQTFSNWLKKYHIE